GCTTCGCCTTTGCGGAAACGAATGTCGGCGGGCTTTCCTTCCAGGGGTGGAACCAGCCGGTGAAGCACCAGGGAAGTTGGCGGCTTTGCCCCAAAGACCCTTTCGAGGGCCTGGTTGATGGGATTGATGTAGCGAGTCTTTAATTCGTCAGAGTCGAAGCGCCCACCGTTGAACACTTCTTTGAGAATCTTGCCAGTCACGACGTCCAGGTCATTTTCAAATCGCTGATCAAGCTCAATGTAAAGACGAGGACGATCCCGGTCATGCTCGATCTCGATAGAAGTTTGAGGGCCAGTTCGGGTCAGACGAGGAACCTGTCTTAATGCGCTACGTCCATAAAAAGCAGTCTTATCAACTGCTGATCCCTGGTTGTTGGCACTCCTCTTAGCGACATATCCATCGTTAAACTCTACGGAAACTTCAGACGCATCTTGAGCAACTTTGCTGTAATAGGCCGGGTCGCCAGAGGAATTCCTATCCTTGCTATAACTAGAGACCCACTCAAAGGCATCAAAAACACAACTCTTTCCACTACCGTTCGCCCCAATCATCAACACCAACTTCGGTGCCGGTTGTGCAATTGACAGGTCAATTGTCAGATCAGTAAAGCGTTTGAAGTTTTGCAGTCGCAGCTTGTTGATAAACATAGCGCAGTCTTTCAATTCTTGTTTGAATTGTGCTCCAACTCCCAGATTTTGGCGTATTTCAGGAACACACTGTAGGCCGTGAACATTGCAATAATCAATCCCTGCACGCCATCGCGAAAGCCTTGTTTGAGCAGGTACGTGCGCACAAAGGCCGCCACCGGCAACACAAACAACTCCGCCATCCGCGCGCGCTTGCCGCTCTTGTGCAAGTGTTCCGCCGCGAGCGTGGTGTAGGTGTCGAGCACACGATGATGGTCGCTCAGGTCGCGTTTGGTGTAATGCAGCAACTCGCCCGGCAAAATTTCAACGCGCCCGCGCACGTGGGCGACTTCGTGTGGCGCAACACCGTCCCAATAACTGGCGGCCTTGCGATAAAGCCGCATCTGGTAATCGGGATACCAGCCCGAATGCTTGATCCACCGACCCAAATAAAACGTGCGCCGCGCGATCTTGAAGCCATCCGGCAACGCCGTCGGGTCTTGTTGGCGCAAGGCTTCGGTAGCGGCGCACAACTCCGGCGTCACTCGTTCATCGGCGTCGAGCCAAAGTATCCAATCGCCCGTTGTCAGCGAATCGGAATACAGGTGCTTGTCTTTGTAACCGCGAAATTCGCGCTGAAAAATCTTGTCGGTATACCGGCGCGCAATTTCAACTGTATTGTCGGTCGAAGCCGAGTCGCAGACGACAAGTTCGTCCGCCCAGGCGACCGATTCGCAGGCGGCGGCGATGTTATCGGCTTCGTTATAGACGTTGATTTTGACGGAGATTTTCAAGCGGGCTTTTAGACTTTCGGAGGGGAAGGGGTTGGCATAAACAAGGACGCGACTGGGCAAGCGAAGCCGGGTAAGAGCGGCGAAGTCAATGCGTCTTCGTTGAGCAAGGTGGCAATTTGTGTGAGCCGGGTGCGCTGGCGGCGGAAGACTTCGACGCGCTTTTTCTGCCAATCCACAATCCAGTATTCGCGCACACCGCGCCGCGAATAGAGCTTCAATTTGGTGTCACGGTCACGCGTTTCGTTTTGCCAGCCAGGTGAAATCACTTCGACCACCAAATCGGGTGCATCGTTCAGCTTGCCATTTTCGCCGAGAATCTGTGGCAACCGTTCGGCGCTAACCCACACCACA
This sequence is a window from Acidobacteriota bacterium. Protein-coding genes within it:
- a CDS encoding glycosyltransferase family 2 protein, whose product is MKISVKINVYNEADNIAAACESVAWADELVVCDSASTDNTVEIARRYTDKIFQREFRGYKDKHLYSDSLTTGDWILWLDADERVTPELCAATEALRQQDPTALPDGFKIARRTFYLGRWIKHSGWYPDYQMRLYRKAASYWDGVAPHEVAHVRGRVEILPGELLHYTKRDLSDHHRVLDTYTTLAAEHLHKSGKRARMAELFVLPVAAFVRTYLLKQGFRDGVQGLIIAMFTAYSVFLKYAKIWELEHNSNKN